A genomic segment from Glycine soja cultivar W05 chromosome 18, ASM419377v2, whole genome shotgun sequence encodes:
- the LOC114394506 gene encoding non-specific lipid-transfer protein 2-like, with product MMMKSAMCALVLVALVVVEVGPMAEAAVTCNPTQLTPCLPAINSGSAPSSACCQKLKEQKPCFCGYLKNPSLKQYVNSPNAKKTVSSCGIAYPTC from the coding sequence ATGATGATGAAGTCTGCTATGTGTGCATTGGTGCTTGTGGCACTGGTTGTGGTTGAAGTGGGGCCCATGGCTGAGGCTGCGGTGACTTGCAACCCAACACAGTTGACTCCTTGTCTTCCGGCAATTAATTCAGGTTCTGCACCTTCGAGTGCTTGTTGCCAGAAGCTGAAGGAGCAAAAGCCATGCTTCTGTGGCTACCTCAAAAACCCTAGCTTGAAGCAGTATGTTAACTCTCCTAATGCCAAAAAAACCGTTAGTTCTTGTGGTATTGCCTATCCAACTTGTTAA